One Microbacterium sp. W4I20 DNA window includes the following coding sequences:
- a CDS encoding DNA-processing protein DprA, protein MSEPPCGAAPTKWRFLARNRLIAALGQATVVVEAGWRSGSLNTAGHAAALGRPLGAVPGPVTSASSAGCHRLLREYDAQCVTSAAEVREMWGVLPAQVERGEAIDPDQVRLLDALSSRSRISETELARRSGLSPDRVRELLGFLDLDGRVARDERGWHRVAAGSD, encoded by the coding sequence GTGAGCGAGCCGCCGTGCGGTGCGGCCCCCACGAAATGGCGATTCCTCGCAAGGAACCGTCTCATCGCAGCGCTGGGACAGGCGACCGTGGTCGTCGAGGCGGGGTGGCGCAGCGGCTCGCTGAACACCGCCGGCCATGCCGCTGCCCTTGGAAGGCCTCTCGGCGCCGTGCCAGGACCGGTGACGTCGGCATCCTCGGCGGGGTGTCATCGGCTGCTGCGCGAATACGACGCCCAGTGCGTGACGTCCGCCGCCGAGGTGCGGGAGATGTGGGGTGTGCTACCCGCTCAGGTGGAGCGCGGAGAAGCGATCGACCCGGATCAGGTCCGCCTGCTCGACGCGCTGAGTTCGCGATCGAGGATCTCGGAGACCGAGCTCGCCCGTCGATCAGGACTCTCACCAGACCGCGTCCGCGAGCTGCTCGGGTTCCTCGACCTGGACGGCAGAGTGGCTCGAGATGAGCGCGGGTGGCATCGCGTCGCGGCAGGGAGCGATTGA
- a CDS encoding DNA-processing protein DprA: MMDALLAHEDLVELARRIRGEHDVADAVARAAWTVIAEPGDAVAGTLIAELGAADALDFALGNRSGQASPMGKATERGGHATRRAMAEGRARWRPRADPRAVRDALRGALDVNATLLVPGDEFWPSSFHDLEANAPSALWVRGRPELLVAEPRVAVVGARAASGYGEHVAAELAGDLAATGAVIVSGGAYGIDGAAHRAALGVQGATIAFLAGGVDRAYPARVISSFCGRSSRRAPS, from the coding sequence ATGATGGACGCGCTTCTCGCCCACGAAGACCTCGTCGAACTGGCCCGCCGGATCCGCGGGGAGCACGACGTGGCCGATGCCGTCGCGCGCGCGGCCTGGACAGTCATCGCGGAGCCGGGTGACGCCGTGGCGGGCACCCTCATCGCCGAGCTCGGGGCCGCCGATGCCCTCGACTTCGCGCTCGGCAACCGGTCTGGACAGGCCTCACCGATGGGAAAGGCGACGGAGCGGGGTGGTCACGCCACACGCCGCGCGATGGCGGAGGGGCGCGCGCGGTGGCGACCTCGCGCCGATCCTCGCGCCGTGCGCGATGCTCTGCGGGGAGCGCTCGACGTGAATGCGACGCTGCTGGTGCCCGGTGATGAGTTCTGGCCGTCGTCGTTCCACGACCTGGAGGCGAACGCGCCGAGCGCACTCTGGGTGCGCGGTCGACCGGAGCTGCTCGTCGCCGAGCCGCGGGTTGCCGTCGTCGGAGCGCGCGCGGCGAGTGGCTACGGCGAGCACGTCGCGGCAGAACTCGCCGGTGACCTCGCAGCCACGGGCGCCGTCATCGTGTCGGGCGGCGCCTACGGTATCGACGGCGCAGCCCATCGTGCCGCGCTCGGTGTGCAAGGGGCCACCATCGCCTTCCTCGCGGGCGGCGTGGACCGCGCCTATCCGGCGCGGGTCATCAGCAGCTTCTGCGGCAGATCGTCGAGGCGGGCGCCGTCGTGA
- a CDS encoding YifB family Mg chelatase-like AAA ATPase, with translation MSTARTWAVALTGVDGHLVEVEADLSNQTPEFKIIGLPDKSLGEAVQRVHNACKNAGLDLPRRRLTVNLSPASLPKQGAGFDLGIAVSALAAGGSIERRAIAGTVHIGELGLDGRIRPVPGVLPAVFAAAKAGFERVIVPRGNEAEARLVPGVEVRAAASLAEVACWHGADVEVMEVEAVVSASSGSQSDDVLDLSDVVGQEEAVDALIVAAAGGHHLLLSGPPGAGKTMLARRLPGILPPLTEEEALEVASIRSLSGEPVTALDLLPPLESPHHSASVAALVGGGSRAARPGAIARAHGGVLFLDEAAEFSRVALDALRQPLEAGVIEVHRAGFTARFPARFQLLLAMNPCPCGNHGVRGAECMCPPMAIRRYATRLSGPLRDRIDIDLQVRRVAASRATAGNRAEVTTAQALARVVSARARAARRWARTPWHRNADVPGTWLRQGELRLPPTVRSTLDRALERGALTLRGYDRVLRLAWTMADLGEIESPGAAEIGRALHLKRGLTP, from the coding sequence GTGAGCACGGCGCGTACCTGGGCGGTCGCGCTCACCGGCGTCGACGGGCATCTCGTCGAGGTCGAGGCCGATCTGTCGAACCAGACGCCCGAATTCAAGATCATCGGTCTGCCGGACAAGTCGCTCGGGGAGGCCGTGCAGCGCGTGCACAACGCCTGCAAGAACGCCGGGCTCGATCTGCCACGACGGCGCCTCACCGTGAACCTGTCACCGGCGAGCCTGCCCAAGCAGGGGGCGGGTTTCGATCTCGGCATCGCCGTATCCGCGCTGGCGGCCGGTGGATCGATCGAACGGCGAGCGATCGCCGGCACCGTCCACATCGGCGAGCTCGGGCTCGATGGTCGGATACGCCCTGTCCCCGGGGTTCTTCCCGCGGTGTTCGCGGCGGCAAAGGCAGGATTCGAGCGCGTCATCGTACCGCGAGGGAATGAGGCGGAGGCAAGGCTGGTGCCGGGTGTCGAGGTGCGCGCGGCGGCGTCGCTCGCGGAGGTCGCCTGCTGGCATGGTGCAGATGTCGAGGTGATGGAGGTGGAGGCTGTCGTGTCGGCGTCATCCGGCTCTCAGAGCGACGACGTGCTCGACCTGTCGGACGTGGTCGGCCAGGAAGAAGCCGTTGACGCGCTCATCGTCGCGGCTGCCGGAGGGCATCACCTGCTTCTCAGCGGACCGCCCGGTGCCGGGAAGACGATGCTGGCTCGGCGGCTGCCGGGGATCCTGCCGCCGCTCACTGAGGAGGAAGCCCTGGAGGTCGCGTCGATCCGGTCGCTCAGTGGTGAACCGGTCACGGCTCTCGATCTGCTGCCCCCGTTGGAATCCCCACATCACAGTGCCTCGGTGGCGGCATTGGTCGGCGGTGGGTCGCGCGCAGCGCGGCCGGGAGCGATCGCCCGTGCACACGGCGGTGTGCTGTTCCTCGATGAGGCCGCGGAGTTCTCGCGTGTCGCCCTGGACGCTCTGCGTCAACCTCTCGAGGCCGGAGTGATCGAGGTGCACCGTGCGGGCTTCACCGCCCGGTTCCCGGCGAGGTTTCAGCTCCTTCTCGCGATGAATCCCTGCCCGTGCGGGAATCACGGAGTCAGAGGAGCCGAGTGCATGTGCCCGCCGATGGCGATCCGCCGCTATGCCACGCGCCTCTCGGGGCCTCTGCGAGATCGCATCGACATCGACCTGCAGGTGAGACGGGTGGCCGCCTCCCGGGCGACCGCCGGGAACCGCGCCGAGGTGACGACGGCGCAGGCGCTCGCGCGTGTCGTGAGCGCTCGGGCACGCGCGGCGCGCCGTTGGGCCCGCACTCCGTGGCATCGCAACGCCGATGTGCCGGGAACCTGGTTGCGGCAGGGCGAACTCCGGCTCCCGCCGACGGTCCGATCGACGCTCGACAGGGCACTCGAGAGAGGAGCCCTGACGCTTCGGGGCTACGACCGGGTACTGCGGCTCGCGTGGACGATGGCCGACCTCGGAGAGATCGAATCGCCGGGTGCCGCCGAGATCGGTCGCGCTCTGCATCTGAAGAGAGGACTGACACCATGA
- a CDS encoding YraN family protein, with translation MAAKDELGRAGEERAAQHLTQSGYAVLDRNWRCGQGEIDIVASRGRHLAVVEVKTRRSVAFGHPFEAIDERKRRRLWGLARAWQAAHPDLARGLVVRIEAIGIVGTDPANGTLEHLVDIT, from the coding sequence ATGGCAGCAAAGGATGAACTCGGCAGAGCAGGCGAAGAGCGCGCCGCGCAGCATCTGACGCAGAGCGGCTACGCCGTTCTGGACCGGAACTGGCGCTGTGGTCAGGGTGAGATCGACATCGTCGCCTCGCGTGGACGACACCTCGCGGTGGTCGAGGTGAAGACACGGCGTTCGGTGGCGTTCGGTCATCCCTTCGAGGCGATCGACGAGCGAAAACGGCGGAGATTGTGGGGACTCGCCCGTGCGTGGCAGGCGGCCCATCCCGATCTCGCCCGCGGTCTCGTCGTGCGGATCGAAGCGATCGGCATCGTCGGCACCGACCCGGCGAACGGTACGCTCGAGCATCTCGTGGACATCACGTGA
- a CDS encoding DUF2469 family protein, producing MDEEAFDDYDRELELALFREYRDVVSQFQYVVETERRFYLANEVNVVRRDTEHDFYFEISMSDVWVWDIYRADRFVKAVRVLTFKDVNVEELQRREFELPQELSLDGE from the coding sequence ATGGATGAGGAAGCCTTCGACGACTACGACCGCGAACTAGAGCTGGCTCTGTTCCGGGAGTACCGGGACGTGGTGTCCCAATTCCAGTACGTCGTCGAGACCGAACGCCGGTTCTATCTGGCCAACGAGGTCAATGTCGTCCGCCGGGACACCGAACACGACTTCTACTTCGAGATCTCGATGAGCGACGTGTGGGTGTGGGACATCTACCGCGCTGACCGCTTCGTCAAGGCGGTGCGCGTGCTCACGTTCAAGGACGTGAACGTCGAGGAGCTTCAGCGGCGCGAGTTCGAGCTCCCGCAGGAGCTTTCTCTCGACGGAGAATGA
- a CDS encoding ribonuclease HII, which produces MTVITPRLTLERRLLGECELLISLDEVGRGALAGPVAVGAAVMDAAGARRRVPEGLRDSKLVTEKRRPDVAARAAAWVQASAVGWASAAEIDEVGIMRALGLAASRAVQAVVDQGAGIENALILLDGNHDYVSKVHPVPLRVRPVIKADRDCASVSAASVIAKVARDGYMAELHGSHRDYQWDRNKGYASPEHREAIRAVGLSPFHRASWAITDAPTLF; this is translated from the coding sequence ATGACCGTCATCACGCCGAGGCTGACCCTGGAACGTCGCCTGCTGGGGGAGTGCGAGCTGCTCATCTCGCTCGACGAGGTCGGCCGCGGGGCCCTTGCCGGTCCGGTCGCCGTGGGGGCCGCCGTCATGGATGCCGCAGGCGCCCGACGACGAGTGCCTGAAGGACTGCGGGACTCGAAGCTGGTCACAGAGAAGCGTCGGCCGGATGTCGCAGCGCGCGCCGCCGCCTGGGTGCAGGCATCGGCCGTGGGCTGGGCGAGTGCTGCGGAGATCGACGAGGTCGGGATCATGCGTGCTCTCGGGCTGGCTGCGTCGCGCGCGGTGCAGGCGGTCGTCGACCAGGGGGCGGGGATCGAGAACGCGCTCATCCTGCTCGACGGCAATCATGATTACGTGTCCAAGGTGCACCCGGTGCCGCTCCGGGTGCGGCCGGTGATCAAGGCCGATCGCGATTGCGCATCGGTGTCGGCGGCATCGGTGATCGCGAAGGTAGCCCGTGACGGGTACATGGCCGAGCTTCACGGAAGCCATCGCGACTATCAGTGGGATCGGAACAAGGGCTACGCGAGCCCGGAGCACCGGGAGGCCATCCGCGCGGTCGGGCTCTCGCCGTTCCACCGCGCGTCCTGGGCGATCACCGACGCTCCGACCCTGTTCTGA
- the lepB gene encoding signal peptidase I, translating to MTDSSSAPATRRRRGFLIFLRDVLVIVVIAALVSFVVKSFVVRSFYIPSASMERTLLVKDRILVDELTPRWAAYERGDVVVFKDPGGWLDPEPQKPAQPPLVQAVDWVLNFVGISATDSQDHLVKRLIGLPGDHVVCCNALGQITINGAPIDELDYLNLPEGDTAASDEPFDVVVPDESVWLLGDNRDRSRDSRAHQELPSGGFVPLGNIVGKAFLTTWPLDRMGAIDGHHQSFNGVPDAE from the coding sequence ATGACCGACTCCTCATCCGCGCCTGCGACCCGACGTCGTCGAGGGTTCCTCATCTTCCTGCGCGACGTGCTGGTGATCGTGGTGATCGCCGCGCTCGTCTCGTTCGTCGTGAAGTCGTTCGTCGTGCGGTCCTTCTACATCCCGTCGGCATCGATGGAGCGCACGCTGCTGGTCAAGGACCGGATCCTCGTCGATGAGCTCACGCCGCGGTGGGCCGCTTACGAGCGCGGTGATGTCGTCGTGTTCAAGGATCCGGGCGGCTGGCTGGATCCGGAGCCGCAGAAGCCCGCGCAGCCTCCCCTCGTGCAGGCTGTCGACTGGGTTCTCAACTTCGTCGGAATCTCGGCGACTGACTCGCAGGACCATCTCGTCAAACGGCTGATCGGCCTCCCCGGCGACCATGTGGTGTGCTGCAACGCCCTGGGGCAGATCACCATCAACGGGGCTCCCATCGACGAGCTCGACTACTTGAATCTCCCCGAGGGAGACACCGCAGCCTCGGACGAGCCGTTCGATGTCGTCGTCCCCGACGAGTCGGTCTGGCTGCTCGGCGACAACCGCGATCGCTCGCGCGACTCCCGGGCGCACCAGGAGCTGCCGAGCGGTGGATTCGTCCCGCTGGGAAACATCGTCGGCAAGGCTTTCCTCACCACATGGCCTCTGGACCGGATGGGTGCGATCGACGGCCATCACCAGAGCTTCAACGGAGTTCCGGACGCGGAATGA
- the rplS gene encoding 50S ribosomal protein L19, whose product MQILDAVDAASLRSDIPVFNPGDNVKVHVNITEGSRSRIQVFQGVVLGRQGDGVRETFTVRKISFQVGVERTFPVHSPVIDHIEVVTRGDVRRAKLYYLRQLRGKKAKIKEKRDR is encoded by the coding sequence ATGCAGATCCTCGACGCTGTCGACGCGGCTTCACTCCGCTCCGACATCCCCGTCTTCAACCCCGGTGACAACGTGAAGGTTCACGTGAACATCACCGAGGGCTCCCGCTCGCGTATCCAGGTGTTCCAGGGCGTCGTCCTCGGCCGCCAGGGCGACGGTGTGCGCGAGACCTTCACGGTCCGCAAGATCAGCTTCCAGGTGGGCGTCGAGCGCACCTTCCCGGTGCACTCGCCGGTGATCGACCACATCGAGGTCGTCACCCGCGGTGACGTGCGCCGCGCAAAGCTCTACTACCTTCGCCAGCTCCGTGGCAAGAAGGCCAAGATCAAGGAGAAGCGCGACCGCTGA
- a CDS encoding MFS transporter permease, which translates to MWLRQAFFRWLLPAAFLLPLWLLIGWGVFQGGWSILWVLFIALPSVFLGQLLLTLLTRSRPSVRVERAVSWWDVAGFSLWHGLTIAVGFFIDGAFGWLLTAAIVVGIALIWLQLWQLWDEAKGSGARLRETISWSTIPAADEQAPPTRAHEVIVVRESDDHR; encoded by the coding sequence ATGTGGTTGCGTCAGGCGTTCTTCCGGTGGCTGCTTCCGGCTGCCTTCCTGCTGCCCTTGTGGCTGCTGATCGGCTGGGGCGTCTTCCAGGGCGGCTGGTCGATCCTCTGGGTGCTGTTCATCGCCCTGCCCTCCGTGTTCCTCGGGCAGCTGCTCCTCACCCTGCTGACGCGTTCCCGGCCGTCGGTCCGCGTGGAGCGCGCCGTCTCCTGGTGGGACGTCGCAGGATTCTCGCTGTGGCACGGACTCACGATCGCGGTCGGGTTCTTCATCGACGGTGCGTTCGGCTGGTTGCTCACCGCAGCGATCGTCGTCGGGATCGCGCTCATCTGGTTGCAGCTCTGGCAGCTGTGGGACGAGGCGAAGGGGAGCGGCGCGCGCTTGCGCGAGACGATCTCGTGGTCGACGATCCCGGCTGCCGACGAGCAGGCGCCGCCGACCCGCGCACACGAGGTCATCGTCGTCCGCGAGAGCGACGATCACCGCTGA
- the map gene encoding type I methionyl aminopeptidase, whose translation MIELRTPAEIDEMRAAGRFVAETLATLRDETKVGTNLLSIDRRAHDMIRKAGAESCYIDYHPSFGASPFGKVICTSVNDAVLHGLPHDYTLRDGDLVTLDFAVSVDGWVADSAVSFIVGTPREEDLRLIDTTERALAAAIETSVVGNRIGDISAAVAAVAHGEGYSINTDFGGHGVGRTMHGDPHVANDGRAGRGFPLRSGLVLALEPWFLATTDELVTDPDGWTLRSVDGSRGAHSEHTIAITESGPIILTDRSFLGVD comes from the coding sequence ATGATCGAACTGCGCACCCCCGCCGAGATCGACGAGATGCGCGCCGCGGGACGTTTCGTGGCCGAGACGCTGGCCACCCTGCGGGACGAGACCAAGGTCGGGACGAACCTGCTCTCGATCGACCGCCGCGCCCACGACATGATCCGCAAGGCGGGCGCGGAGTCCTGCTACATCGACTATCACCCCTCGTTCGGGGCGAGTCCCTTCGGGAAGGTCATCTGCACCTCGGTGAACGATGCCGTGCTGCACGGCCTCCCCCACGACTACACCCTGCGCGACGGCGACCTCGTGACCCTCGACTTCGCCGTGTCCGTCGACGGCTGGGTCGCAGACTCGGCCGTCTCCTTCATCGTCGGCACGCCGCGCGAGGAGGACCTCCGCCTGATCGACACCACGGAACGCGCGCTGGCAGCCGCGATCGAGACGTCTGTGGTCGGGAACCGCATCGGCGACATCTCCGCGGCGGTCGCCGCGGTCGCCCATGGGGAGGGCTACTCGATCAACACGGATTTCGGCGGCCACGGTGTCGGCCGCACGATGCACGGCGACCCGCACGTCGCCAACGACGGCCGCGCCGGGCGAGGCTTTCCGCTGCGCTCCGGACTCGTGCTCGCGCTGGAACCCTGGTTCCTCGCGACCACGGACGAGCTCGTGACCGATCCCGACGGCTGGACCCTGCGCAGCGTCGACGGCTCGCGTGGTGCCCACTCCGAGCACACGATCGCGATCACCGAAAGCGGTCCGATCATCCTGACCGATCGCTCGTTCCTCGGCGTCGACTGA
- a CDS encoding pyrimidine dimer DNA glycosylase/endonuclease V: protein MRIWSLHPRYLDRQGLIAGWREALLAQAVLAGRTRGYVAHPQLERFRAVAEPRTLIAGYLSSLADEADARGYRFDRSRIDRPGSVTDDRLAVTTGQLALEWQHLRSKLSARSPDVLDRWRDVTVPAPHPLFVVSEGPVAPWERVLPPA from the coding sequence ATGAGGATCTGGTCGCTGCACCCGCGGTACCTCGACCGGCAGGGGCTGATTGCGGGCTGGCGGGAAGCGCTGCTCGCGCAGGCCGTGCTGGCGGGGCGGACGCGCGGCTACGTCGCGCATCCCCAGCTCGAACGCTTTCGCGCGGTCGCCGAGCCGCGAACACTGATCGCCGGGTATCTCTCGTCGCTCGCGGATGAAGCGGACGCACGGGGCTACCGGTTCGACCGGTCGCGCATCGACCGGCCGGGATCGGTCACAGACGACAGGCTCGCGGTCACGACGGGGCAGCTGGCCCTGGAGTGGCAGCATCTGCGCAGTAAGCTCTCGGCGCGCAGTCCTGACGTGCTCGACAGGTGGCGAGACGTGACCGTGCCCGCGCCGCATCCGCTGTTCGTCGTGTCGGAGGGCCCGGTCGCCCCCTGGGAGCGGGTGCTTCCTCCGGCGTGA
- a CDS encoding class I SAM-dependent methyltransferase, translated as MVDHALARSFESIGEDYDLYRPGFPSAAAEIIVPEVVGRALDLGAGTGKFTRLLLRRADRVIAVEPSVPMLTVLRANLPSVEAVAGTAENISVEEASVDVVTVAQAFHWFDREPACAEIARVLVPGGALGLIWNRANPACAWDMACQRIAHPAVDATDATVESAAEELPGFEFVRHDEVAWTEWISREHYVQRWSTVSSFLAADQPRRSAMRAAIDDVLDTSPETRGRTDFELDHVTEVFVYRRV; from the coding sequence ATGGTCGATCACGCACTCGCACGCTCGTTCGAGAGCATCGGAGAGGACTATGACCTCTACCGGCCGGGCTTTCCCTCGGCTGCTGCGGAGATCATCGTTCCCGAAGTCGTGGGGCGTGCCCTGGACCTCGGGGCGGGCACCGGAAAGTTCACACGACTCCTTCTCCGACGCGCGGACCGCGTGATCGCCGTGGAGCCCTCCGTGCCCATGCTGACGGTGCTCCGAGCGAACCTCCCCTCGGTCGAGGCAGTCGCGGGCACGGCCGAGAACATCTCCGTCGAGGAGGCGTCCGTCGACGTGGTGACAGTGGCGCAGGCGTTCCATTGGTTCGACCGCGAACCGGCGTGCGCCGAGATCGCACGGGTGCTGGTGCCCGGTGGCGCGCTCGGCCTGATCTGGAATCGCGCGAACCCCGCCTGCGCCTGGGACATGGCCTGCCAGCGGATCGCGCATCCCGCGGTGGACGCGACCGACGCCACCGTCGAGAGCGCTGCGGAGGAGCTCCCCGGATTCGAGTTCGTCCGTCATGACGAGGTGGCGTGGACCGAATGGATCTCTCGGGAGCACTACGTGCAGCGCTGGTCCACCGTCAGCAGCTTCCTGGCCGCGGATCAGCCGCGGCGATCCGCCATGCGCGCGGCGATCGATGATGTCCTCGACACGTCCCCCGAGACTCGGGGCAGGACGGACTTCGAGCTCGACCACGTGACCGAAGTGTTCGTCTACCGTCGGGTATGA
- a CDS encoding histidine phosphatase family protein: MIPQDRHVPERLLLVRHGQTTWNLQRRLQGQLDSPLTDDGIAQANAMAARLAQIGIGTICSSPLGRALHTAEIIAGRIGVDVIEVPELAELHHGDLAGMTWDEIDQKHPGAREERAANRWGWSFPGGESYAQARARARKALSSCGWASAGLPLLVSHEMIGRMLRAELRGLDAAGALSLRHPHGVVFEIERGAERML, from the coding sequence ATGATCCCGCAGGACCGTCACGTCCCGGAGCGCCTGCTCCTGGTGCGGCACGGCCAGACGACCTGGAATCTCCAGCGCCGGCTCCAGGGACAGCTGGACTCCCCCCTGACCGATGACGGGATCGCCCAGGCGAACGCCATGGCTGCCCGCCTCGCACAGATCGGCATCGGCACGATCTGCTCCAGCCCGCTGGGCAGAGCTCTCCACACGGCCGAGATCATCGCCGGTCGTATCGGCGTCGACGTCATCGAGGTGCCCGAGTTGGCTGAACTCCATCACGGAGATCTCGCGGGCATGACCTGGGACGAGATCGACCAGAAGCACCCCGGAGCACGGGAGGAGCGCGCGGCCAACCGCTGGGGATGGTCGTTCCCCGGCGGCGAGAGCTATGCGCAGGCGCGTGCGCGCGCCCGCAAGGCGCTGAGCAGTTGCGGCTGGGCGTCAGCCGGACTGCCCCTGCTGGTGAGCCACGAGATGATCGGACGGATGCTGCGCGCCGAGCTGCGGGGACTGGATGCTGCCGGCGCGCTGTCGCTCCGGCATCCGCACGGCGTCGTGTTCGAGATCGAGCGGGGCGCGGAGCGGATGCTCTGA
- the trmD gene encoding tRNA (guanosine(37)-N1)-methyltransferase TrmD, translating to MRIDVLSIFPSYFDGLTLSLLGKARDAGLLELNVRDLRDWTSDRHRTVDDTPYGGGAGMVMKPEPWGLALDELAAPSSEADSVRPTIIFPSPAGEVFTQATARQFSMRDHLIFGCGRYEGIDERVFEYAADLGEVRLISLGDYVLNGGEVATMAMIEAIGRLIPGVVGNPESLVEESHEDGLLEYPSYTKPSSWRDRTVPDVLLSGNHAVIAAWRRDQQLERTRRRRPDLLPDDRVEP from the coding sequence GTGCGCATCGACGTCCTCTCCATCTTCCCGTCGTACTTCGACGGACTGACGCTCTCGTTGCTCGGCAAGGCGCGTGATGCGGGCCTCCTCGAGCTGAACGTGCGGGACCTCCGCGACTGGACCTCGGACCGCCACCGCACCGTCGATGACACTCCATACGGCGGCGGCGCCGGCATGGTCATGAAGCCGGAACCTTGGGGACTGGCTCTCGACGAGCTCGCTGCGCCATCCTCGGAGGCGGATTCCGTGCGTCCCACCATCATCTTCCCGTCGCCCGCCGGGGAGGTCTTCACCCAGGCGACCGCCCGTCAGTTCTCGATGCGCGATCACCTGATCTTCGGATGCGGACGCTACGAAGGCATCGACGAGCGCGTGTTCGAGTACGCCGCCGACCTCGGTGAAGTGCGCCTGATCAGCCTCGGCGATTACGTGCTCAACGGGGGAGAGGTCGCCACGATGGCGATGATCGAGGCCATCGGACGGCTGATCCCCGGAGTCGTCGGCAATCCCGAGAGTCTCGTGGAGGAGTCGCACGAGGACGGGCTCCTCGAGTACCCGTCCTACACGAAGCCATCGAGCTGGCGGGATCGCACGGTCCCCGACGTACTCCTCAGCGGGAACCATGCGGTCATCGCCGCGTGGCGCCGCGATCAGCAGCTCGAGCGCACCCGCCGCCGTCGGCCGGATCTGCTGCCGGACGACCGCGTCGAGCCGTAG
- the rimM gene encoding ribosome maturation factor RimM (Essential for efficient processing of 16S rRNA) — protein MTDVVPKDRNQGKNQLRVGRLVKAHGLKGALKLELYTDNPAGRFVPGAEFTLQVPEASPWHGKDVKVREYRVMNGNPVVFFDDVDDREAAETLVKAILWIDQDDDEVEDDAWFDHQLVGLDVVRDDVVIGRVARVEHFPAQDLLIVNTASGSAAGSEVMVPFVSAIVPTVDVASGRVIVTPPAGLFEELPEAADAETASDAETASDSEDASDAAASE, from the coding sequence ATGACTGACGTGGTGCCGAAAGACCGGAATCAGGGCAAGAACCAGCTTCGAGTGGGGCGCCTCGTCAAGGCCCATGGCCTCAAGGGTGCGCTGAAGCTGGAGCTGTACACCGACAACCCGGCCGGGCGCTTCGTCCCCGGGGCCGAGTTCACGTTGCAGGTGCCGGAGGCATCTCCGTGGCACGGCAAGGACGTCAAGGTCCGCGAATACCGCGTGATGAACGGCAACCCGGTGGTGTTCTTCGACGACGTCGATGATCGCGAGGCGGCCGAGACCCTCGTCAAGGCGATCCTGTGGATCGACCAGGACGACGACGAGGTCGAAGACGACGCCTGGTTCGACCATCAGCTCGTCGGACTCGATGTCGTGCGTGACGACGTCGTCATCGGTCGTGTCGCGCGCGTGGAGCACTTCCCTGCCCAGGACCTTCTCATCGTGAACACTGCTTCGGGCTCAGCGGCCGGGTCCGAGGTCATGGTGCCGTTCGTGTCGGCCATCGTGCCGACCGTCGATGTCGCCAGTGGCCGCGTCATCGTGACCCCGCCGGCCGGGCTCTTCGAGGAGCTTCCTGAAGCGGCGGATGCGGAGACCGCTTCGGATGCCGAGACGGCTTCGGATTCCGAGGACGCGTCGGACGCCGCCGCGTCCGAGTGA
- a CDS encoding RNA-binding protein, whose protein sequence is MLAAALEHIVKGIVDHPEDVRINESTSPRGDLLEVRVHPDDRGRVIGRGGRTAKALRTLISALADGRRVRVDVADD, encoded by the coding sequence GTGCTCGCCGCCGCGCTCGAACACATCGTCAAGGGGATCGTCGATCACCCGGAGGATGTCCGCATCAACGAATCCACATCGCCGCGAGGCGATCTCCTCGAGGTGCGCGTGCACCCCGACGACCGTGGACGCGTGATCGGGCGCGGCGGCCGCACCGCGAAGGCCCTTCGCACCCTCATCAGCGCTCTGGCCGACGGTCGTCGGGTCCGCGTCGATGTCGCGGATGACTGA
- the rpsP gene encoding 30S ribosomal protein S16, with the protein MAVKIRLKRLGKIRAPYYRIVVADSKTKRDGRVIEEIGKYHPTEEPSFIEVDSARAQYWLSVGAQPTEQVAAILKITGDWGIFKGDKDAKSTLKVKEPKAPFEIDASKKSVVKPKVEKKAEAPAEAAPAADAEAAEAPAADAE; encoded by the coding sequence GTGGCTGTAAAGATTCGTCTCAAGCGCCTGGGCAAGATCCGTGCGCCGTACTACCGCATCGTCGTCGCCGACTCGAAGACCAAGCGCGACGGTCGCGTGATCGAGGAGATCGGCAAGTACCACCCCACCGAGGAGCCCTCGTTCATCGAGGTCGACTCCGCACGCGCGCAGTACTGGCTCTCCGTCGGTGCGCAGCCGACCGAGCAGGTCGCCGCCATCCTCAAGATCACGGGCGACTGGGGAATCTTCAAGGGCGACAAGGACGCGAAGTCCACCCTCAAGGTCAAGGAGCCCAAGGCTCCCTTCGAGATCGACGCTTCCAAGAAGTCCGTCGTGAAGCCCAAGGTCGAGAAGAAGGCCGAGGCTCCCGCCGAGGCCGCTCCCGCCGCCGACGCGGAGGCCGCTGAGGCTCCCGCCGCCGACGCAGAGTAA